A window of Jannaschia sp. M317 contains these coding sequences:
- a CDS encoding cytochrome b, whose protein sequence is MPATTAPTGYSRLQIALHWLVFALIAQQYLFKDAMSAAWDRVTDGLEAGFDPLVLAHVAGGALVVIFALWRLTLRAQRGVPPAIEANKLQGILAKLTHVGLYALMILMPLSGSVAWFGGVETAAQGHNVLKIALLALIALHVVGALYHQFVLRDGTLARMRRAQC, encoded by the coding sequence ATGCCCGCCACAACCGCCCCGACCGGCTATTCCCGCCTGCAGATCGCGCTGCACTGGCTCGTCTTCGCGCTGATTGCGCAGCAATACCTTTTCAAGGACGCGATGTCGGCCGCTTGGGATCGCGTCACCGACGGGCTGGAGGCGGGGTTCGACCCGCTCGTGCTGGCCCATGTGGCGGGCGGCGCGCTGGTGGTGATCTTCGCGCTGTGGCGGCTGACGCTGCGCGCCCAGCGCGGCGTGCCTCCGGCGATCGAGGCCAACAAACTGCAGGGCATCCTCGCCAAGCTCACCCATGTCGGCCTATACGCGCTGATGATCCTGATGCCGCTCAGCGGCTCGGTCGCGTGGTTTGGCGGGGTCGAGACCGCGGCGCAAGGCCACAACGTTTTGAAGATTGCCCTGCTGGCGCTGATCGCGCTGCATGTCGTCGGCGCGCTCTACCACCAGTTCGTGCTGCGCGACGGCACGCTGGCGCGGATGCGCCGGGCGCAATGCTGA
- a CDS encoding TrbI/VirB10 family protein, with translation MSETSTDPAAAMRLRADPPRVTRISRKVIIGLAIIVGLGIGAALIYGLQRPDRTAAPEELITTDRRQPADGLRDLPGSYDAIPRLGPPLPGDLGGGILDAQQRGQPVAAPSLTPPTMDPAEQQRLAELEAARVSDLFFQTRPGAPASTGFQMPPPAPGGGLAATPETDPRQAFLTAPPDRRTVAPDRVQPPASPYLLQAGSVIPAALITGIRSDLPGQITAQVTQNVYDSPTGSLLLIPQGTRLIGAYDDSVTVGQRRVLLVWTRLIFPDGRSLVLERQPGADAAGYAGLEDRVDNHWASILRAAGLSTLVAVGAELSLDEEDRLARALRDGALDTINEAGQRIVQRQLEVPPTLTIRPGFPVRVIVTRDLVFVPFGG, from the coding sequence ATGAGCGAGACTTCGACCGATCCTGCTGCCGCCATGCGCCTGCGTGCCGATCCGCCGCGCGTGACGCGGATTTCGCGCAAGGTGATCATCGGCCTGGCCATTATCGTGGGGCTCGGGATTGGTGCTGCCCTGATCTACGGCCTGCAACGCCCGGATCGGACGGCGGCCCCGGAAGAGCTGATCACCACGGACCGGCGCCAGCCCGCCGATGGTCTCCGCGATCTGCCGGGCAGTTATGATGCGATCCCGCGGCTCGGGCCGCCCCTGCCGGGTGACCTCGGCGGCGGCATCCTCGACGCCCAGCAACGCGGTCAGCCAGTCGCAGCCCCGAGCCTCACGCCGCCCACCATGGACCCAGCGGAACAGCAGCGGCTTGCGGAACTGGAAGCGGCCCGGGTCAGTGATCTCTTCTTCCAGACGCGCCCCGGGGCGCCTGCCTCCACCGGGTTCCAGATGCCGCCTCCGGCACCGGGGGGCGGGTTGGCCGCCACCCCGGAAACCGATCCACGTCAGGCCTTTCTGACGGCACCGCCCGACCGCCGAACGGTCGCGCCCGACCGCGTGCAGCCGCCAGCGTCTCCTTACCTACTGCAGGCCGGTTCGGTCATCCCGGCGGCGCTGATCACCGGCATCCGATCCGACCTTCCAGGCCAGATCACCGCACAGGTCACCCAGAATGTCTATGACAGCCCAACCGGCAGCCTGCTCCTGATCCCGCAGGGCACCCGCCTGATCGGCGCCTATGACGACAGCGTCACCGTCGGCCAGCGTCGCGTGCTCCTGGTCTGGACGCGGCTGATCTTTCCCGATGGACGATCCCTTGTTCTCGAACGCCAGCCCGGGGCCGATGCGGCGGGCTATGCCGGTCTTGAGGACCGCGTCGACAATCACTGGGCCAGCATCCTGCGCGCGGCGGGGCTTTCAACCTTGGTGGCCGTCGGCGCGGAACTCTCCCTGGACGAGGAGGACCGCCTCGCCCGTGCCCTCCGTGACGGGGCCTTGGATACGATCAATGAGGCCGGCCAGCGCATCGTTCAACGCCAGCTCGAGGTCCCGCCGACACTCACCATCCGCCCGGGCTTCCCCGTCCGTGTGATCGTCACGCGCGATCTCGTCTTCGTGCCATTCGGAGGCTGA
- a CDS encoding TetR/AcrR family transcriptional regulator has product MSVRQSAEERKTQIVAEVLRLADEIGPDRLSTTDVARAIGLSQPAIFRHFPTKGALWLAVAEDIANRLQGSWAAAEAGAAGPHARLRALIGAQLSAISETPALPSILFSRELQVDNQALRDVFRGLLGAFQSRLVAVIRDLQAAGDMKRDVSPEDVAILLTSLVQGVAIRWTLGARGFSLPQEGLRLFDVQLVLLNAEEDVLDEKKR; this is encoded by the coding sequence ATGTCCGTTCGTCAGAGCGCGGAAGAGCGAAAGACACAGATCGTGGCCGAGGTGCTGCGACTGGCCGACGAGATCGGACCCGACCGGCTCAGCACCACGGATGTCGCGCGCGCCATCGGTCTCAGTCAGCCGGCGATCTTCCGACATTTTCCCACCAAGGGCGCGCTCTGGTTGGCGGTGGCCGAGGATATCGCGAACCGGCTTCAAGGCTCGTGGGCCGCAGCCGAGGCCGGGGCCGCCGGGCCACACGCGCGCTTGAGGGCGCTCATCGGTGCGCAGCTCTCAGCCATATCCGAGACGCCCGCTCTGCCGTCGATCCTGTTCTCGCGCGAGTTGCAGGTGGACAATCAAGCCCTGCGCGACGTGTTCCGGGGGCTTCTGGGCGCGTTTCAGAGCCGCCTTGTTGCCGTGATCCGTGATCTTCAGGCCGCGGGCGACATGAAGCGCGACGTTAGCCCGGAGGATGTCGCCATCCTGCTGACATCGCTGGTGCAGGGTGTCGCCATCCGCTGGACGCTCGGCGCGCGGGGCTTTTCGCTCCCGCAAGAGGGGTTGCGATTGTTCGACGTGCAGTTGGTGCTGCTGAACGCTGAGGAGGACGTTCTCGATGAGAAAAAAAGATAA
- the trbL gene encoding P-type conjugative transfer protein TrbL encodes MGGTGVIDTFLGVFTSYIDSGFGLLGGEVAFIASTLIVIDVTLAALFWAWGADDDIIARLVKKTLYVGVFAFLISNWNSLAAIVFDSFAGLGLLASGTGFSPADLLRPGRVAQTGLDAGRPLLESTADLMGFVAFFENFIQIACLLFAWALVLLAFFLLAVQLFVTLIEFKLTTLAGFVLIPFGLFGKTAFMAERVLGNVVSSGIKVLVLAVIIGIGSTLFGQFTAGFGGVAPTIDEAMAIVLAALSLLGLGIFGPGIATGLVSGGPQLGAGAAVGTGLAVGGAAVAAGGGALLGARGAGALASGGAAATRGAAAATGAASTAYRLGSMGQTGAAGVASGLGGVARAAGSAAASPLRRAAASASEAVKASHAAGARAGFAATGGASSLGSVAGASAAMVAPAGSPPAWARSMRRSQAMSHGVSAATHALRAGDSPGSGASVSLSESDRP; translated from the coding sequence ATGGGCGGCACCGGCGTCATCGACACCTTCCTCGGGGTCTTCACCTCCTATATCGACAGCGGCTTCGGGTTGCTGGGGGGCGAGGTCGCCTTCATCGCCAGCACGCTCATCGTGATCGATGTGACGCTGGCCGCGCTCTTCTGGGCCTGGGGCGCCGATGACGACATCATCGCCCGCCTTGTGAAAAAGACCCTCTACGTCGGAGTCTTCGCCTTCCTGATCTCCAACTGGAACAGCCTCGCGGCTATCGTCTTCGACAGTTTCGCGGGGCTGGGGCTGCTCGCCTCCGGCACCGGCTTTTCGCCCGCCGATCTCCTGCGCCCCGGACGGGTGGCGCAGACCGGCCTCGATGCCGGCCGACCGCTCCTGGAATCCACGGCCGATCTCATGGGCTTCGTCGCCTTCTTCGAGAACTTCATCCAGATCGCCTGCCTGCTTTTCGCCTGGGCGCTGGTGCTCTTGGCCTTCTTCCTCCTCGCGGTGCAGCTCTTCGTGACGCTCATCGAGTTCAAGCTGACGACGCTCGCGGGCTTCGTGCTGATCCCTTTCGGCCTTTTCGGCAAGACCGCCTTCATGGCCGAGCGTGTGCTGGGCAATGTCGTTTCCTCCGGCATCAAGGTGCTGGTGCTGGCGGTGATCATCGGGATCGGCTCGACGCTCTTCGGCCAGTTCACCGCCGGGTTCGGGGGCGTGGCACCCACCATCGACGAGGCCATGGCGATCGTGCTGGCCGCGCTCTCGCTCCTCGGTCTCGGCATCTTCGGCCCGGGCATCGCCACGGGCCTTGTCTCCGGCGGCCCGCAACTGGGCGCGGGGGCCGCCGTCGGCACCGGGCTTGCCGTGGGCGGCGCTGCGGTCGCGGCGGGTGGCGGGGCCCTACTCGGCGCCCGCGGAGCCGGGGCGCTCGCTTCGGGCGGGGCAGCTGCCACGCGCGGTGCCGCTGCGGCCACGGGCGCGGCATCCACCGCCTACAGACTCGGATCGATGGGACAGACCGGCGCTGCTGGGGTCGCTTCCGGTCTCGGTGGCGTGGCCCGGGCCGCGGGATCCGCGGCTGCATCGCCCCTGCGCCGCGCTGCCGCCTCGGCTTCTGAAGCGGTCAAGGCAAGCCATGCCGCCGGTGCCCGCGCGGGTTTCGCCGCCACCGGCGGCGCGTCCTCGCTTGGTAGCGTGGCAGGCGCGTCGGCCGCCATGGTCGCTCCGGCTGGCAGCCCACCGGCCTGGGCGCGCTCCATGCGCCGCAGCCAAGCCATGAGCCATGGCGTTTCCGCCGCCACACATGCGCTGCGCGCCGGGGACAGCCCCGGCTCTGGCGCCTCCGTTTCCCTATCCGAAAGCGACCGCCCATGA
- a CDS encoding efflux RND transporter permease subunit has protein sequence MIRWFTGHPTAGNLLLLLFLAAGAFAAPGLLRETFPDFRAVEAEITVPYRGAAAEDVEGAICAPLWDGVQGVEGLETFTCTAQTGRARAVATMAPGNDALRFVNSLRTEVSAIDSFPDRADPAVVRELHRSDPVTSVAISGDLPLGELDLYADALSDRLTALPGVARVTRGGLGARTLSITAPRAVLDSHGLTPATLAAAIAAQNIDLPAGTLEGAGADLTLRFTAERDTATALAMIPVLVLPNGATLTLGDVAVIEERFEPPQDRAFVDGVPALVFDVAKALDADALRVLDGVAALVDAETARLPGAITVEVVQDVTSIIRDRLVMLVQNGVIGLVLVVVVMSMFFRPGFAIWAAMGLPVAFAGAFVWMALTGLSLNMMTLVALLMAIGIVMDDSIVIADSIAVHAAKDATVENVAAGVAAVTPGVISSFLTTLAVFLPLAFLAGELGAVLEVLPVVLLAALAASLIEAFFILPHHLKGGMKDTAPSRFRKGFDAGFDAFREGVGGLADTAIKARWLVAGLAIGALILTVGALGGGMVKREAMPEIDGDVLEARLMLPAGIPLARTTQAVAQVEAALDRVNARLTPEQPEAQPLVIRRITRLGRNLSAGETGAHVATVAVDLLGAETRNSTLDEIVTLWREEIGALPGVNSLILTEPGIGPQGIAVELRLTHPDLAALEAAGRATLAELETYAGVRNAILDLRPGAPELRLSLSRGAEALGLTATDVASQLRAAFLGTQLAEIRRGDLAWDLEVRLADEDRTTRADLSLFEVALPGGDTVPLSSIATIDEARGWGTITRRNGLRTLTVSADVDGRIGNADAITARLAEGFLPDLAASTPGLGFEIGGQAANSAKTVASILRGFLIGLVGIYLVLSFQFRSYVEPLIVMITIPLAFLGVIWGHVLMGYNISMPSLVGAASLAGIVVNNAILLVGVINARRAEGLSAALAVGEAVRSRFRPIFVSVSTTIMGMAPLLLETSTQAQTLKPLVISVVFGLLAATVLILLVLPAFYAALEDVRPRKQGHLAVPEGR, from the coding sequence ATGATCCGCTGGTTCACCGGTCACCCGACGGCGGGCAACCTGCTGCTTTTGCTGTTCCTCGCCGCCGGGGCCTTTGCCGCGCCGGGTCTCTTGCGCGAAACCTTCCCGGATTTCCGCGCTGTCGAGGCCGAGATCACCGTGCCCTACCGGGGCGCTGCCGCCGAGGATGTCGAAGGCGCGATCTGCGCGCCGCTGTGGGACGGGGTGCAGGGTGTCGAGGGGCTGGAGACCTTCACCTGCACCGCGCAAACCGGCCGCGCCCGCGCCGTGGCGACCATGGCGCCGGGCAATGACGCGCTGCGTTTCGTGAATTCTCTGCGCACCGAGGTTTCGGCCATCGACAGCTTTCCTGACCGTGCCGATCCTGCGGTGGTGCGCGAGTTGCACCGCTCCGATCCGGTCACCTCGGTGGCTATCTCGGGAGATCTGCCGCTGGGCGAACTGGACCTTTATGCGGACGCCTTGTCGGACCGCCTGACCGCCCTGCCGGGTGTTGCTCGCGTGACGCGCGGGGGCCTCGGCGCCCGGACGCTGTCCATCACCGCGCCGCGCGCCGTGCTCGACAGCCACGGCCTGACACCTGCCACATTGGCCGCCGCCATCGCCGCGCAGAACATCGACCTGCCCGCAGGCACGCTCGAAGGGGCAGGCGCGGACCTGACCCTGCGTTTCACCGCCGAACGCGACACGGCAACGGCGCTGGCCATGATCCCCGTGCTGGTGCTGCCGAACGGCGCGACGCTGACGCTGGGCGACGTGGCGGTGATCGAGGAACGCTTCGAGCCGCCACAGGACCGCGCCTTTGTCGACGGGGTGCCCGCGCTCGTGTTTGACGTGGCCAAGGCGCTCGATGCCGACGCGCTGCGCGTGCTGGACGGCGTCGCGGCCTTGGTTGACGCGGAAACCGCCCGACTGCCGGGCGCCATCACCGTCGAAGTGGTGCAAGACGTGACATCGATCATCCGCGACCGTCTTGTGATGCTGGTGCAGAACGGGGTGATCGGGCTAGTGCTCGTCGTCGTGGTGATGAGCATGTTTTTCCGCCCCGGTTTCGCGATATGGGCCGCGATGGGCCTGCCCGTGGCCTTTGCGGGGGCCTTTGTCTGGATGGCGCTGACCGGGCTCAGCCTGAACATGATGACGTTGGTGGCGCTCTTGATGGCGATCGGGATCGTGATGGACGATTCCATCGTGATCGCGGATTCCATCGCTGTACACGCCGCCAAGGACGCGACGGTCGAAAACGTGGCCGCCGGCGTCGCCGCCGTCACCCCCGGTGTCATCTCGTCCTTCCTGACGACGCTTGCCGTGTTCCTGCCTCTGGCCTTCCTCGCGGGCGAGTTGGGGGCCGTGCTCGAAGTCCTGCCGGTGGTCCTGCTGGCAGCCCTTGCCGCCTCGCTGATCGAGGCTTTTTTCATCCTGCCCCACCACCTGAAAGGCGGGATGAAGGACACTGCCCCCTCCCGCTTCCGCAAAGGCTTCGACGCGGGCTTTGACGCTTTTCGCGAAGGGGTCGGCGGTCTGGCCGATACCGCGATCAAGGCGCGCTGGCTGGTCGCAGGGCTGGCCATCGGTGCCTTGATCCTGACCGTCGGTGCGCTCGGTGGCGGCATGGTCAAGCGCGAAGCCATGCCCGAGATCGACGGCGACGTGCTCGAGGCGCGGCTGATGCTGCCTGCCGGCATCCCGCTGGCGCGCACGACCCAGGCAGTCGCACAGGTCGAGGCCGCGCTTGACCGCGTGAACGCCCGTCTGACACCCGAACAGCCCGAGGCGCAACCGCTGGTTATTCGCCGCATCACCCGTCTGGGCCGTAACCTGTCGGCGGGCGAAACCGGCGCCCATGTCGCCACCGTCGCGGTGGACCTTCTGGGCGCCGAGACGCGTAACAGCACGCTGGACGAGATCGTCACACTCTGGCGCGAAGAAATCGGCGCCCTGCCCGGCGTGAACTCACTGATCCTGACCGAGCCGGGCATCGGCCCGCAAGGCATCGCGGTCGAGTTGCGCCTGACCCACCCCGACCTCGCCGCGCTCGAGGCCGCGGGCCGCGCCACGCTGGCCGAACTCGAGACCTATGCCGGTGTGCGCAACGCGATCCTCGACCTGCGCCCCGGCGCGCCCGAATTGCGGCTGAGCCTGTCGCGGGGGGCCGAGGCGCTGGGGCTGACCGCAACGGATGTGGCAAGCCAACTTCGCGCGGCTTTCCTCGGCACGCAGCTTGCGGAAATCCGGCGCGGTGATCTGGCATGGGATCTTGAGGTGCGGCTGGCCGATGAGGACCGCACCACCCGCGCCGACCTGAGCCTTTTCGAAGTCGCCCTGCCCGGTGGCGACACCGTGCCGCTCTCCAGCATCGCCACCATTGACGAGGCGCGCGGCTGGGGCACGATCACACGCCGCAATGGTCTGCGCACCCTGACCGTTTCGGCCGATGTGGACGGCCGCATCGGCAATGCCGACGCGATTACCGCACGGCTGGCCGAGGGCTTCCTGCCCGATCTGGCAGCCTCCACCCCCGGCCTTGGCTTCGAGATCGGCGGACAGGCCGCGAATTCCGCGAAAACCGTCGCCTCGATCCTGCGCGGGTTCCTCATCGGGCTGGTGGGCATCTACCTCGTGCTCAGCTTCCAGTTCCGCAGCTACGTCGAGCCGTTGATTGTGATGATCACCATCCCGCTGGCATTTCTGGGCGTGATCTGGGGCCATGTCCTGATGGGCTACAACATTTCCATGCCGTCTCTGGTGGGGGCGGCCTCGCTCGCGGGCATCGTGGTGAACAACGCGATCCTCTTGGTCGGCGTCATCAACGCACGTCGCGCCGAGGGACTGTCCGCCGCGCTGGCCGTAGGCGAGGCTGTGCGGTCGCGGTTCCGCCCGATCTTCGTCTCGGTTTCAACCACGATCATGGGCATGGCGCCACTGCTGCTGGAGACCTCGACCCAGGCCCAGACGCTCAAGCCACTGGTGATTTCCGTGGTCTTCGGCCTGCTCGCCGCAACGGTTCTGATCCTGTTGGTGTTGCCTGCGTTCTATGCAGCACTCGAGGACGTGCGGCCAAGGAAACAGGGCCATCTTGCCGTTCCAGAGGGTCGCTGA
- a CDS encoding Rrf2 family transcriptional regulator: MRLTSFTDYGLRVLMRMAGTPDRAFTAADLAAEFRISRNHLAKVISALAAAGLLETRRGGGGGAMLARAPKDIRLGDVVAVLEADQALVECFASDTNTCTLTPHCRLKARLAHAEAAFVADLNRSTLADCVYRPEST, encoded by the coding sequence ATGCGCCTCACGTCCTTCACAGATTACGGGCTACGCGTGCTGATGCGCATGGCGGGCACCCCCGATCGCGCCTTCACAGCCGCCGACCTTGCCGCCGAGTTCCGTATCTCGCGCAACCATCTGGCAAAGGTGATTTCGGCGCTTGCCGCGGCAGGTCTTCTAGAGACCCGGCGCGGCGGCGGGGGCGGCGCGATGCTGGCCCGCGCGCCCAAGGACATCCGTTTGGGCGATGTGGTGGCGGTGCTCGAGGCCGATCAGGCGCTGGTGGAGTGCTTTGCCTCCGACACCAACACTTGCACCCTGACCCCGCACTGCCGGTTGAAGGCGCGGCTGGCCCATGCCGAGGCGGCCTTCGTGGCCGATCTCAACCGCAGCACCCTTGCCGATTGCGTCTACCGCCCGGAAAGCACCTGA
- the trbG gene encoding P-type conjugative transfer protein TrbG, translating into MTRPILPTVLLASTLLAGCASDRPPDFTYDEAVPPLPSPPVSAPDDRPRPLHVPPAWTPSRGGAVAATPVAQVGNANAAARVEPRQAGYFNAIQIYPWSEGALYQVYAAPGQITTIALEPGERLAGTGPIAAGDTARWIIGDTESGAGRDTRVLVLVKPTRPDIRTNLVISTDRRTYLIELNASEETWMPAISWSYPRAPDAPRVAPATPRIPPAHARNHRYGLQGDSPPWRPVSVFDDGRRVYVVFPRGIAQGEMPPLFVLGADGELEIVNSRIHGNVLIVDRLFGAAELRLGRGPRQEVVRIVRIEPQTETTAVRQGAERGT; encoded by the coding sequence ATGACCCGACCGATCCTGCCCACCGTTCTTCTGGCCTCCACGCTCCTCGCAGGCTGCGCCAGCGACCGCCCGCCTGACTTCACCTATGACGAGGCGGTGCCGCCCTTGCCGTCACCCCCCGTGAGCGCACCCGACGACCGCCCGCGCCCGCTCCATGTCCCGCCCGCCTGGACCCCAAGCCGGGGCGGGGCGGTAGCCGCCACACCCGTTGCGCAGGTCGGCAATGCCAATGCCGCCGCGCGCGTCGAGCCGCGGCAGGCGGGGTATTTCAACGCGATCCAGATCTACCCCTGGTCCGAAGGCGCGCTCTACCAAGTCTACGCCGCCCCGGGCCAGATCACGACCATCGCGCTTGAGCCCGGTGAACGCCTGGCTGGCACCGGCCCGATCGCGGCAGGCGACACCGCGCGCTGGATCATCGGCGACACCGAAAGCGGCGCGGGTCGCGACACCCGCGTCCTCGTCCTCGTGAAACCCACGCGGCCAGATATTCGCACGAACCTCGTGATCTCGACCGACCGGCGGACCTATCTGATCGAACTCAACGCGAGCGAAGAGACCTGGATGCCCGCCATCTCCTGGTCTTATCCGCGCGCGCCCGACGCCCCACGCGTCGCGCCGGCCACGCCGCGCATCCCGCCCGCGCATGCCCGCAACCACCGCTACGGGTTACAGGGCGACAGCCCGCCCTGGCGGCCGGTCTCGGTCTTCGATGACGGACGCCGGGTCTATGTCGTTTTCCCGCGCGGCATCGCCCAGGGCGAAATGCCGCCGCTCTTCGTGCTCGGCGCCGATGGCGAGCTCGAGATCGTCAACTCCCGCATCCACGGCAATGTGCTGATCGTCGACAGGCTCTTCGGTGCTGCCGAGCTGCGCTTGGGGCGCGGTCCCCGGCAGGAGGTGGTGCGGATTGTGCGGATCGAGCCCCAGACCGAAACGACAGCGGTGCGGCAGGGTGCGGAGCGGGGGACATGA
- a CDS encoding DUF2274 domain-containing protein produces MTKLKLGPIPDDKPVKLTVELPAELHRDLIAYGEILGREAGQGPVEPIKLIAPMLERFIATDRGFANARRSLSKNGSSKAQ; encoded by the coding sequence ATGACCAAGCTGAAACTCGGTCCGATTCCGGACGACAAGCCTGTGAAACTCACCGTGGAACTGCCCGCAGAACTGCATCGCGATCTCATCGCCTATGGCGAGATCCTCGGCCGGGAAGCCGGACAGGGGCCGGTAGAGCCGATCAAGCTGATTGCCCCCATGCTTGAACGTTTCATCGCGACGGACCGCGGATTTGCCAATGCTCGGCGTTCGCTCTCCAAGAACGGAAGTAGCAAAGCACAGTAA
- a CDS encoding efflux RND transporter periplasmic adaptor subunit, giving the protein MRLAPLLALPPIALGIAAAVWMISSAPGPAQIEGSGPALPVRVMTVAAADLRPTATAWGNLRAADTWVAVAEVQGEVIWRHFNLEPGRLIPAGTEVLRIDPADYELALAQSQADLAALDAESAQLTAEAENTGRILDLERARLALAEAELARTRTLAQQGTAPQSRVDEAERATLLARRTVAELENAMALIPSREARIAAQVARSEAAIDRARRALDRTTLTTPFGMRVTEVNAELFQTVSPGQVVIRADGIAAAEVVAHLPIGSFRRLLGDAPEGITLADMMRDLPATQIEVTLSPLSDPTQIWTARVVRIEGALDARARTVPVVVRVDDPYEGADPPRRLPLVPNMQVQIAFSGASMSGLIAIPEAALHGGMVRIASADNRLELRPVTAGFAQDGSVIITDGLAPGDRVVIDDIAPAIPGMTLTPVEAPQ; this is encoded by the coding sequence ATGAGACTCGCCCCTCTCCTCGCCCTGCCGCCTATCGCGCTCGGCATTGCCGCGGCGGTCTGGATGATCTCGTCGGCACCCGGACCGGCCCAGATCGAGGGCAGCGGACCCGCCCTGCCGGTCCGCGTGATGACGGTCGCGGCAGCAGACCTACGCCCGACCGCCACGGCGTGGGGCAACCTGCGAGCGGCCGACACCTGGGTCGCCGTGGCCGAAGTGCAAGGCGAAGTGATCTGGCGCCACTTCAACCTGGAACCCGGCCGCCTGATCCCGGCGGGAACCGAGGTGCTGCGGATCGACCCTGCCGACTACGAGCTCGCGTTGGCGCAGTCGCAGGCCGACCTTGCAGCGCTGGACGCCGAAAGCGCGCAGCTGACCGCCGAGGCGGAAAACACGGGCCGCATCCTCGATCTGGAACGCGCGAGATTGGCGCTGGCCGAGGCCGAACTGGCTCGCACGCGGACCCTGGCCCAACAGGGTACGGCCCCGCAATCGCGCGTCGATGAGGCCGAGCGTGCCACGCTTCTGGCCCGCCGCACGGTCGCGGAACTCGAAAATGCGATGGCTCTTATCCCGTCCCGCGAGGCACGGATCGCGGCACAGGTCGCGCGCAGCGAGGCCGCCATCGACCGCGCGCGCCGCGCGCTCGACCGCACAACCCTGACGACGCCGTTCGGCATGCGTGTGACCGAGGTAAATGCGGAGCTGTTTCAGACCGTCAGCCCCGGTCAGGTGGTGATCCGTGCCGACGGGATCGCAGCGGCCGAAGTCGTGGCCCATCTGCCAATCGGCAGCTTTCGCCGCCTGCTGGGAGATGCGCCTGAAGGCATCACCCTTGCCGACATGATGCGCGACCTGCCAGCCACGCAAATCGAGGTGACGCTCAGCCCGCTGTCGGACCCGACCCAAATCTGGACCGCCCGCGTTGTCCGGATCGAAGGCGCGCTGGATGCCCGTGCGCGCACCGTGCCGGTCGTCGTCAGGGTTGACGACCCCTATGAGGGCGCGGACCCGCCCCGGCGCCTGCCGCTGGTGCCCAACATGCAGGTGCAGATTGCCTTTTCGGGCGCTTCTATGTCAGGCCTCATCGCAATCCCCGAAGCGGCACTGCATGGGGGCATGGTGCGTATCGCAAGCGCCGATAACAGGCTGGAGTTGCGGCCCGTCACCGCCGGTTTTGCACAAGACGGCTCGGTCATCATCACCGATGGGCTCGCCCCCGGCGACCGCGTGGTGATCGACGACATCGCCCCGGCCATTCCCGGCATGACCCTGACCCCGGTCGAGGCTCCGCAATGA
- the trbF gene encoding conjugal transfer protein TrbF, with protein sequence MSLFKRAAAHYGKTPEPETPYQKAAQVWDERIGAARVQAKNWRLMAFGCLILAGGFASALVWQSARGTVVPYVVEIDRHGEARAVEAASAGYRPSDPQIAWHLARFIEEVRGLPADPIVVRQNWLRAYEFTTDRGALALNDHARANDPFTRVGEDQVSVEVSSVIRASPDSFRVAWSERHYENGQLVRTERWTAILTIVIDPPRTADRLRANPLGIYVNAINWSREMSQ encoded by the coding sequence ATGAGCCTCTTCAAACGCGCCGCCGCCCATTATGGCAAGACCCCGGAACCCGAGACCCCTTACCAAAAGGCCGCCCAGGTCTGGGACGAGCGCATCGGTGCGGCCCGGGTGCAGGCGAAGAACTGGCGCCTCATGGCCTTCGGCTGCCTGATCCTCGCGGGCGGCTTCGCTTCCGCGCTGGTTTGGCAATCGGCGCGCGGCACCGTCGTGCCCTACGTCGTCGAGATCGATCGCCACGGCGAGGCCCGCGCCGTCGAGGCGGCAAGTGCCGGGTATCGCCCGAGCGATCCTCAGATCGCCTGGCATCTCGCCCGCTTCATCGAGGAAGTCCGGGGCCTGCCCGCCGATCCCATCGTCGTGCGGCAGAACTGGCTTCGCGCCTATGAGTTCACCACCGACCGCGGTGCGCTCGCGCTGAACGATCACGCCCGCGCCAATGATCCCTTCACGCGGGTCGGCGAGGACCAGGTCTCGGTCGAGGTCTCGAGCGTCATCCGTGCCTCGCCCGACAGTTTTCGGGTCGCCTGGTCCGAGCGTCACTACGAGAATGGCCAGCTCGTTCGCACCGAGCGCTGGACCGCGATTCTGACCATCGTGATCGACCCGCCTCGCACGGCGGACCGTCTGCGCGCCAACCCCCTCGGAATCTATGTGAACGCGATCAACTGGTCGCGGGAGATGAGCCAATGA